DNA sequence from the Pseudoduganella plicata genome:
AAAGCGGTCATCATCGGCTTCAACGCCCGTGCCGACGGCCAGGCCCGCAAGCTGGCCGAAGCCAACGGTGTGGACATCCGCTACTACAACATCATTTATGATGCGATCGAAGAGGTCAAGGCGGCACTGTCGGGCATGCTGGCACCGGAGAAGCGCGAAACCGTCACGGGTCAGGTCGAGATTCGCCAGGTTATCCTGGTCTCGAAAGTCGGCGCGATTGCCGGCTGCCTGGTCACCGATGGTGTCGTCAAGCGTTCGTCGTCGGTCCGCCTGCTGCGCAACAACATCGTTGTCTGGACCGGCGAGATCGAGTCGCTCAAGCGCTTCAAGGACGACGCGAAGGAAGTGCGCGCCGGCCTGGAATGCGGCCTGTCGCTGAAGAACTACAACGACATTATCGTTGGCGACGTGCTGGAAGCCTTCGAAGTCACCGAAGTGGCGCGTACGCTGTAATCGCAACGAATGCGGTATCCGTGGCGGGTGCCGCCCGCTCCGCGCAAGCGGGGTGGGCGCCACCCGCCATTATTTTTATTGGTAGGACATCATGGCTAAACACAGCAAATCCATCCCGGCCCGCGGCCTGCGCGTCGCCGACCAGATCCAGAAAGACCTCTCCGAGCTGATCGCCTTCGAACTGAAGGACCCGCGCGTCGGCATGCTGACGCTGGCCGAAGTGCAGCTCACCCCGGACTACGCGCATGCGAAGATCTACTTCACGATGCTCAAGGACGACCCGGAAACGGTGAAGAACACGCTGGCCGGCCTGCAGGCCGCCGCCGGCTATCTGCGCAACCAGCTGGGCAAGCGCCTGCACATCCACACGCTGCCGCAGCTGCACTTCGTGCACGACACGTCGGCCTCGCGCGGCATCGCCATGTCCGCGCTGATCGACAAGGCCAACGCTACCCGCGCGGCCGATTACGAAGAAGACGACAAAGAATCCTGATGACGCAGCAACGAGTAAAACGGGTGCGCGACCTGGTCGACGGTGTGCTGCTGCTGGACAAACCTGTCGGGCTGTCTTCCAACGACGCGCTGATCAAGGCCAAGCGCGTACTGAACGCGAAGAAGGCGGGCCATACGGGCACGCTCGATCCGTTCGCCACGGGACTCCTGCCGCTGTGCTTCGGCGAGGCGACCAAGTTCTCGCAGGACCTGCTGGAGGCGGACAAGACGTACCTGGCCACCGTCCACCTGGGCGTTCGCACCGACACGGGCGATACGGAAGGGCAGGTACTGCAGACGTATCCCGTGGACGTCACGGTCGAACAGATCGAGGCGGCGCTGGCGCGGTTCCGGGGCCCCATCGCGCAGGTGCCGCCGATGTATTCGGCCCTGAAGCGCGACGGCAAGCCGCTCTATGAATATGCCCGTGCCGGCATCGTGCTGGAACGCGAAGCGCGCAATGTCGTCATCTACAAGCTGGAACTGGTGAGCTACGAGGCGCCGTTCGTCAAGATCGAGGTCACCTGCAGCAAGGGCACGTACATCCGCGTGCTGGGTGAAGATATCGGTGCGGCACTGGGCTGCGGTGCGCACCTGAACGCGTTGCGGCGCATCGGGGTGGGCGCGCTGCGGGCCGAGGAGATGATCACGGCCGAAGCGCTGCTGGCGCATCCGGCGCCGTTGTCGCTGCTCGCACCGGTGGACGCGCTGTTGTCGTCCTTCCCGCGCATCGACCTGACGCCGCAGCTGGCGAAGCGCTTCCTGCAGGGCCAGCGCCTGCCGCTGGGGAAGGAGCCGGCGGTGGTGACGCCGGCGTCGTATGAAGGCCGCGTGCGCGTGTATGAAGGCACCCGCTTGCTGGGCACTGGCACGCTGGGGGAGTGGGCGATTCTGGCGCCCGAGCGGTTGATCGCCGCGGCACAGTAATCCGCGGGGCTGGCGGAAGGCCAGCCCCTTTCGGGCCGGTCCAGCCTTTCGTTAACCAAACGATAAGTTTTGCGTGCCAGTATACGGCCTTCCGATTACAAGGAGACGCCATGACCGACCCGTACGACCTGCAATCCCGCTACGATGCCATCTGGCACGAAGCCGCGCCGGCACTGTCGCGCGGCGACGTGTCATGCGACGCCCAACTGGCCACCGGCAACGATCCACGCCGCGGCCTGACCCTGATCGCGCGGCCCGACGCGCAGCTGGCCGCCAGCTTTTCGGCGCTGCTGGACCGGCTGACGGATATCGAACCCGAACAATATCGCCACCCGGTGCCGGACATGCACGTCACGGTGCTGTCGCTGTTCACGGCCACCGTCGACCACGAGCCCGAGCTGGCCCGGGCCGCAGCCTACCGCGCGGCCGTGGCGGCCGCCGTGCGCGGCACGCCGCCATTCACGATCGAGTTCACCGGCATCACCGCCTCGCGCGGCGCCGTGCTTGCGCAGGGTTTCCCGCAAGGCGACGCGCTGCCCGCTTTACGCGACAGGCTGCGCGACGAACTGCGTGCGCGCGGCCTCGATGGTTCGCTGGACGGCCGCTACAAGCTGGTCACGGCCCATTCGACGCTGCTGCGCTTTGTCCGTCCGCTCGCGGCGCCGAAACGCTTCCTTCATGCCCTCACGCAGCTGCGCGAAACGCCGCTGGGCGCGATGCACGTGAACGCGCTGGAACTGGTGCAGAACGACTGGTACATGTCGAGTGCGACGCTGGAGCAGCACGACCGGCACGACCTGCGCTGACAGCGCCCGTCCCCGGCATGATCCCGATATCTACACGCCGCCAGCCGCGAACCCATCCAGCACCCGCGACAGCGCCTCCGTATCGACCGGCTTGACGAAGTGATGGTCGAACCCCGCGGCGCTGGACAGCAGGCGGTCGGCCGGCTGCCCATACCCCGTCAGCGCGATCATCAGCGCCTTGGACGTCCCGGCCCGGCTGCGCAGGTGCCGCGCCAGCGCGTAGCCGTCCATGCCCGGCAGGCCGATATCGAGCACAAATGCCTGTACCTTTTCCAGCGCCCCATCGTACAACGCCATCTCGGCATCCTCGGCGACCGCCACCGTGTGGCCCTGCGCCTCCAGCAGTGCTGCCAGCGAATTGGCTCCGTCGATATTGTCGTCGACAATCATGATGCGCAGCCCCTGCGACGCGGCGCCCGGCACGTGCTGCGGGGGCACGTCGCTGCAGGCAACATCGCCGTCCGCCAGCGGCAGCGTAATGGTAAATGTGCTGCCCTGTCCTTCGCCCGGGCTCTCGGCCGTGGCGCTCCCGCCGTGCAGCGCCGTCAGGCTGCGCACCAGCGCCAGGCCCAGTCCGAGGCCACCCTGCGTGCGGTCCGGGCTGCGTTCGCCCTGGATGAACAGGTCGAAGATATCCGGTAGCAGGGCAGCGGCGATGCCGTTGCCGTTGTCGGCGATGGCGATGCGGGCGTGGCTGCCGTCCACGTCGAGCGTCAGCACGATGCGGCCGTTCGACGGCGTGTACTTGGCGGCGTTATTGAGTACGTTGGCGATGACCTGCACGAGGCGCGTGCGGTCGCCCCGCACGTGCGTCCGTTGCGGCGGCGTGCGCACCTCCAGCGCGTGCCGGCGCGACTCGATCAGCGGTAAGGCCTGCTCGACGGCGCTGTTGACGATCTGCTTCAGGTCCAGGGTCGTCATGTGCAGCTCGACCAGGCCGCGCGTGACGCGCGAGACGTCCAGCAGGTCGTCCACCAGCTCCGTCATGTGGCGCACCTGGCGCACGATGATCTCGCTGGCCATCGTCCGTGCCTTTTCGTCCGCGTGCCGTACGCGTAGCAGCTGCGCGGCCGTGCTGATGGGCGCCAGCGGATTGCGCAGTTCGTGCGCCAGCATTGCCAGGAATTCATCCTTGCGCTGGGCCGCCTCGCGCAGCGCATCCTCGGCCAGCTTCTGCGTGTGGATGTCGGTGCAGGTGCCCATCCAGCGCACGATGCGGCCAGTCTCGTCGCGAATCGGCAGCGCGCGGCCCAGCACCCAGCGGTATTCGCCGGAACGGTGGCGCAGCCGGTACTGGATCTCGTAGGTGTCGCCGGACGCCAGGCTGTGGTGCCAGGCATGCCAGGCGCGCTGCTGATCGTCCGGATGGAACACGTCGTTCCAGCCCCTGCCGTCCGTGGAGCCTGCGGGCACGCCCGTGTATTCGTACCATTGCTGGTTGTAGTAGTCGTGATAGCCGTCGGGCAGCGTGGACCAGACCATCTGCGGCATGGCGTCGGCAATCGTGCGGAATTTCGCTTCGCTGTCGCGCAGCGCCAGCATGCTGGTCAGCCGTTCCGTCGCGGTGCGGGCCCGCTCGGCCACTTCGCGCATCAGTGCACAGTCCTCCGGCGACCAGTTGCGCGGGCTGGCATTGTTGACGAACAGGACGTTCATCAGGCGGCCCCCTTCCGTCAGCGGGATGTTGACGAAGGCCGTCGAACTGCGAGCGCGCAGCGCCTCGGCGGCACTCGCCGCGCGCGGGTCGGCAAAGGCATCGTCGACGATGACAATGCGGCCAAGCTTCATGTCGTCGACATAGTCGCCATAGTCGCCCAGATCGAGGCTGCCGGACAGCGACGCGACGCCGGGCGCCGCCCAGTCGTGAGCAAAGCGTACTTCGCCCGTGCGCTGGTCGAACGCGCCATACCCTACGCGGCTCACGCCAAGCGTCTCGCCCAGGATGCGCGCGGCGGTGTAGGCGATTTCGTCGGGGGTGCGCAGGTCGCGCAGGGCGTCGGTGAGACGGATCAGCGCATCGCGGCGGGCATTGGCCTGGACCCGGTCCGTGACATCGATCCCTTCGACGAAGATCCCGCGCACCGTTCCTTCCGGCGTGCGGATGGGCTGGAACACGAAGTCGATGTAACGTTCCTCGACCGGACCGCCGGGCAGCATCTGTACCGCGTACAGCGCGCTGCTCGCGGCCAGCGGCCGGCCGCTGCGGTAGACCTCGTCGAGCAGCGCGACGTACGCGCGCCCGGCCGCGCCGCCGAAACATTCCGCCACGGAGCGGCCCACCACGTCGCGGTGGCCCGTCAGCCGCAGGAAGCCCTGGTTGAGCAGGTCCACCTGATGCGCCGGACCGGACAGCATTGCCATGAACGTGGGCGACTGCTGGAACAGCTCTGCGAACTGCCGGCTTTCGCGCGCGTGCTGGGCCTGCGCCAGCAGCTCCGACTCCATCCGCATCGTCAGCGCGTGCGCCTGCACGGCAGCCGTCACGTCTTCCACCCGATGGATAATGTGGATGAGTTCTCCGTGCTCGCCGAATACGGGTGCGTTGACGGGACTCCAGTGGCGCTGTTCGAAGCCGCCGGCCATGCCGGGGATCGGAATGTCGTACTTCTGCACGGCCATCACATCGGCCATGCCGGTCTGGCGCACGCGCATCAGCGAGGCCCGCAGGTTGGCCACGCCATCGGCATTCGGATCGCTGGGGTTGTCGGGGAACGCGTCGAAGACGTTGCGGCCCACGATGGCTTCACGCTGCGTTGCGGTGGCGCGCAGATAGGCGTCGTTTGCCGCGACGATGGTGAATTCGGGCGACAGCAGCAGGTAGGGAGCGGGGCTGGCTTCGAATACGCGCTGGTAATCCGGTGCGCCGGCAGGCGCCGGGGGACGCGATTCGCGCGGCACGCGCCGCCTCAGGTGGCGCGGGACGGGCAGGCTTCCAGTCTGATTGTCGGGTGGACTTGCGGTGGCCATGGTTGTTGGATCTATGCTTTACGACAGCATGCCAGAATTCCGGCGCCCCGTTGTTTATTGTAGGGTGGCGGCGCCGCGTTGGTTATGAGAGCCATGCCATGGTATACTAGTGGGTTCAAGTGCAGCCGCACTCGCAGTTTTTCTGTAAACACAACGACTATGTCAAATACTAAACGCGCAATTCGCAATATCGCCATCATCGCTCACGTCGACCACGGCAAAACCACCCTCGTGGACCAACTGCTGCGCCAGTCGGGCACCTTCCGTGAAAACCAGCAGGTCGACACTCGCGTCATGGACTCGAACGACCTCGAGAAAGAGCGGGGCATCACGATTCTGTCGAAGAATTGCGCCGTCGAGTACGAAGGCACCCACATCAATATCGTCGATACGCCGGGCCACGCCGACTTCGGCGGTGAAGTCGAGCGCGTGCTGTCGATGGTCGACTCCGTGCTGCTGCTGGTCGATGCGCAGGAAGGCCCGATGCCACAGACGCGTTTCGTGACGCGCAAGGCACTGGCGCTGGGCCTGAAGCCGATCGTTGTCGTCAACAAGATCGACCGTCCGGGCGCGCGCGCCGACTGGGCCATCAATGCCACGTTCGAACTGTTCGACAAGCTGGGCGCCAACGACGAGCAGCTGGACTTCCCGATTGTCTACGCCTCGGGCCTGAACGGCTATGCCGGCCTGACGGAAGACGTCCGCGGCGGCGACATGAAGCCGCTGTTCGAAGCGATCCTGCAGCACGTTCCCGTCCGTGACGACAACCCGGACGGCCCGCTGCAGATGCAGATCACGTCGCTGGACTATTCGTCGTACGTGGGCAAGATCGGTATCGGCCGCATCTCGCGCGGCCGTGTCAAGGCCGGCCAGGATGTCGTCGTGGTCGACGGTCCGGGCGCAACCCCGATCAAGGGCCGCATCAACCAGGTGCTGAACTTCAAGGGCCTGGAACGCGTGCTGGTCGATGAGGCCGTCGCCGGCGACATCGTCCTGATCAACGGTATCGAAGAAATCGGTATCGGCTCCACCGTCTGCGCACCGGACACCGTGGATCCGCTGCCGATGCTGACCGTCGACGAGCCAACGCTGACGATGAACTTCATGGTCAACAACTCGCCGCTGGCGGGCCGCGAAGGCAAGTTCGTCACGTCGCGCCAGCTGCGCGACCGCCTGGACAAGGAACTGAAGGCCAACGTGGCACTGCGCGTGGCGCCGACCGACGACGACACGATCTTCGAAGTATCGGGCCGCGGCGAACTGCACCTGACGATCCTGATCGAAAACATGCGCCGCGAAGGTTTCGAGCTGGCCGTATCGCGTCCGCGCGTGGTGTTCAAGATGGTCGACGGCGTGCGTCACGAGCCGTATGAAAACCTGTCCGTGGACGTCGAAGAAGCCAACCAGGGCGGCGTCATGGAAGAACTGGGCCGTCGTCGTGGCGACCTGCAGAACATGGAATCGGACGGCAAGGGCCGCGTGCGCCTCGAGTACCGTATCCCTGCGCGTGGCCTGATCGGCTTCCAGGGTGAGTTCATGACGCTGACGCGCGGCACGGGCCTGATGAGCCACGTGTTCGACGCCTACGCACCGGTCGACAACACCCGTGGCGAAATGGCCGGCCGCCGCAACGGCGTGCTGATCTCGCAGGACGACGGCGCCGCCGTGGCCTACGCGATCTGGAAGCTGCAGGATCGCGGCCGCATGTTCGTGTCGCACAACGACCCGGTCTATGAAGGCATGATCATCGGTATCCACTCGCGCGACAACGATCTGGTCGTCAACCCGATCAAGGGCAAGCAGCTGACCAACGTGCGTTCGTCCGGTACCGACGAAGCGGTGCGCCTGGTGCCGCCGATCCAGATGTCGCTGGAATACGCCGTCGAATTCATCGAGGACGACGAACTGGTCGAGATCACGCCGAAGTCGATCCGCCTGCGCAAGCGCTTCCTGAAAGAGCACGAGCGCAAGAAGGCTTCGCGCGAAGCGTAATACCCGTCAGTCTCTGACAAAGCCGCCGGCATCCGCAAGGAGCCGGCGGCTTTTTTTGTCGCAGCTGCCAGGAGCGTTTTATTTGCGACGTCGCCGGCCTGGCGACGTTCACGTTCACCTCCACGTCCTCCGCGCAAAAGCCGCTCAACATAATGAGCAAAACTCCCCGTTAATCATCATGCTGATTCTTTGAAATCACGCGCCTTTTTATCCGCATGCCTCCCCTAGAATAAAAAACAGCCGGGCAAGAGAGCCCGCAAAACACAGGCCAATCAAAGGCCGACACCGGAGGAGATCATCGTGACCGAGCATTCGAACAACCGCCGCATCCACGCCCGCCACTGCCGCATGAGCGCCTGCGCGTTTGCCGCGGCGCTGCTCGCGGTGCAGGCCGCGCATGCGCAGACCGCTGCCCAACCGGCTGCGACGTCGGCCGACACGCCGGCGGGCGCGCCAGCCGCCGGCACGGCCGGTGCCGGCGGTGCGCCAGGCCGCCAGGCCGGCGGCGGCGACCAGGGCAATGTCGTGATGGTGGTCGGCACGCGCAAATCCGTCGCCTCCGCGATTGACCGCAAGATCCGCAACGCCACGGTGTCCGACTCGCTGGTGGCCGAGGACATCAACCAGTTCCCCGACAAGAACGTGGGCGAAGCGCTGTCGCGGATCACCGGCGTGCAGCTGTCGCGCTCCTTCGGCGAAGGCTCGCAGGTAGCGATTCGCGGCGTGGAGCCGGACCTGAACCGGGTAGAGATCAACGGCATGTCGGTGCTGAGCACGGGCGGCGGAGCGGGGCGCGGCGCCGAGCTGCGCGAGCTGGCGTCGGAACTGATCGCGTCGATCGACGTCTACAAGGGCACCACGGCGGACATGACGGAGGGAGGCGTCGGCGGCACCGTCAGCATCAAGACGCGCAAGCCGCTCGATTTCAAGAAGCCGATGATCGCCACGACGATCTCCGGCGAACATTCGACCAGCCGCGGTGGCGTCGATCCCCGTGCCAGCCTGCTGCTGGCGGACCGCTATTTCGGCAACCGCCTCGGGCTGATGGCCAACCTCGTCTACGACAAGGTGCTGACGCAGAACGACTATGCCCGCAACACGTCGTGGCGCTTCCTGCGCGACTGGGACATGTCGGCCGAGAAGACGGTGGTCAGCCGCAACCCCGCGCTGGCGGCAATCGGCACGAAGGCGGGCTGCGATGGCGTCGCCGCGGACGACAAGACGGCCTGCCTGAATCAGTGGAACGACTACTCGCCCGGCATTCCGCGCTACGGCATCTGGACGCGCGACCACAAGCGCACGTCGGCAGAACTGACGGCCCAGTATGAATTCGCCAAGGACTTCACCGCGTTCGCCAGCTACCAGGACAACAAGCAGGACCAGCGCCTGAACGACCGCAACTACGGCACCAACTTCGAGAACATCAATCGCCTGTACAACGCCGGCAGTGCCCCGGTGTATGACGGCGCGGGCCGGCAGACCACGGCCGGCACGTGCACCCCCGTCTCCACCACGGCCACGCCGGCCGGCATGACGGTGCGCGATCATTACGTCACCGAATACACGGTCGGCGACTGCGTGTACACCGCGGGGCAGGGCGGCCAGGGCGCCTTCTACACGTCGGCCCGCGACTTCTCGCTGAACGTCCGGTCGAAATACTATTCGACGGGTTTCAACTTCAAGCGCGGCCGGCTGGAAGCGGAAGGCCTGGTCGGCAAGTCGAAGTCCGACTACATCAGCCAGAGCAACAACGTGACGATGACGATGGACGCGCCGGGGCTGAAGGTATCGCTGGACAACCAGGGCTTGCCGCACTTCGGCTTCCCGGCCGGGTATTCGCCCGAGAACAGCAGTGCGTACACGCAGGTGCAACTGCAGTACCGCCCCGAGGAAGTGAAGAACACGGAAGACCAGGTCAAGCTCGATCTGAAGTACCGACTCGACACGCCGTTCTTCACGAAGATCTGGTTCGGCGCGCAGGCGCGCAAGTCGACGGGGCGCCAGTTCAAGGGCGGCGGCTTCCTGCGCAGTAACGGTTCGGACCTGGCCGGCGTGGGCGACGACGTCATCGTCCCGAGCGCGAACGTCAACCAGACGCTGATCTGGGACCCGAACTGGAGCGGCACGCCGCGCGCGCCCGATACGCGGTCGCTGCTCAACCCTTACAGCTCGACCGCCTACGTGACCGGCGCCCAGATGGCGCAGCTGATCGACACGATCCGCACCCGCTCGCCCGGGTCCTTTTTCAAGGGCTTCGACAACGTCAGCAACCTGCCGTCGAACTGGACCGCGCCCGATTTCAACAAGGCGGCGCCGTACTTCGACCTTTCGCACTTCAACCATGATTTGGTGCAGAGCGCCCGCGCCAGCGACGGCAACGTCTATCCACAGATCCCCACCTACGGCGCCGAAGAACGCGTGCGCTCGACCTACGGCCGGCTGGACTTCGACACGGAGCTGTTCGGCTATACCATCAACGGCAACGTTGGCGCGCGCTACACGCACACCCGCGCCGTGGCGACGGGTTCGTACCAGAACAAGGTGCGCATCGCCACCGGCACGGGGACGTCCGGGTGGGTCGACTACATCGTCGAAAACGGCATCTCCAGCGTGGCGAGCTCGTACCACGACGTGCTGCCCAGCGCGAACGCGATGATGTGGCTCGTGCCGGACATCTTCCTGGCGCGCGTCGGCTGGGGCAAGGTGATGTCGCGCCCGCGCATCGACCTGCTGGCGCCGAACGCCATCTGCACCCTGAACAGCGGCAGCAGCGCCTTCGGCGGCGACGGGACGGACGACTGCACGGCCGGCAATCCGGACCTGAAGCCGTTCCGCGCCACGAACACGGACCTGTCGCTGGAATACTACCCGGGCCCGGACACGCAGGTCAGCGCGGCCTTCTTCAAGAAGGAGATCTCGAGCTACATCCTGGAGAAGCAGCTGCAGAAGGGTGTCGACGTGTTCCATGACGGCAGCCGTTGGGACGTCACGCAGCCGGTCAACGGCAAGGGCGCCACGACCAGGGGCATCGAGATCACGGCGCGCACGGCGTTCACGTTCCTGCCCGGCTGGCTGGGCGGCTTCGGCGGCGACGTCAACTACACGCGCATGACGTACAAATATGCGGCGGGCACGGAGCGCCTGAATGTCCTCGATGGCACGGTGCTGCCATATCCGGGCCTGTCGAAAAACAGCTATAACGTGGCGCTGTGGTATGACCGCGGTCCGATCAATGCCCGCGTCGCCTACAACGCGCGCGACCGCTACTACACGGGCGGAAACGACATCTCGGGCAATCCGAATTTCCAGGAGAAGACGGGCTACCTCGATGCCAAGTTCCAGTACCGCTACAATGACAACATCACGTTCTCGATCGAGGGCAAGAACCTGACGGACCAGGAGGAGATCACCGACGCGGGCGACCTGTTCCGCGTCAACGAGCTGGCCTTCTCCGGGCGCCGTTACTACGCCAGCGTCTCGCTCAAATTCTGACCATGCGCCAGTCTGTCTCCGGCGCCGCGGGCCTCGTGCTCGCGGTGTTGTTCGCATCCGTAGCCGTCGCCGCCGATGCCGCTGCCACATTCGACAATCCGTTGGTGCGGCAGCGCGCCGACCCGCACGTGACGCTGCAGCCCGACGGCCACTACTACTTCACGGCCACGGTGCCCGAATACGACCGCATCGAGCTGCGGCGTGCGCGCAGCCTCGACGCATTGGGCGCGGCCGAGTCCAGGGTGGTGTGGCGCAAGCATGCGGAAGGTCCCATGAGCCATCACATCTGGGCGCCCGAGCTGCACCGCATCGACGGCAAGTGGTACCTGTACTTCACGGCCGGGCGCGCGGATGCCATCTGGGACATCCGCCTGTACGTCCTGGAGAACGCATCGGACGATCCGTTCGCCGGACAGTGGATCGAACGGGGCCAGCTGAAGACAGGCTGGGAATCGTTCTCCCTCGACGCCACGACGTTCGCGCTGGAGGGAAAACGCTATCTGGTCTGGACGCAGCGTCCGCCTAACAGCCCGAAGCAGGTCACCGCGATCTACATTGCGCGCATGGACACGCCACTGTCCATCGCCGGCCGCGCGACGCTGCTGTCGCAGCCGGACTACCCGTGGGAGAAGGTGAAGCACGACGTCAACGAAGCACCCGCCGTGCTGGTGAAGAACGGCCGCGTGTTCCTCACCTATTCGGCCAGTGCGACGGACGCCAGCTATGCGCTGGGCATGCTGACGGCGTCCGCCGGTGCCGACCTGCTGGATGCGCGATCCTGGACCAAGTCGCCGCAGCCGGTCTTCGCCAGCAGCGCCGCCAACCGCCAGTACGGACCAGGCCACAACGCGTTTACGACGACGCCGGACGGCAAGACCGACATCCTCGTCTACCATGCGCGCAACTACCGCGACATCGTCGGCGATCCGTTGAAAAACCCGGACCGGCACACGCGCGCGCAGGCAATCGACTGGCGCGCCGACGGGACGCCCGACTTCGGTAATCCCGTCGCCGACTGAAAAAAATGAGGTAAAAGAAACGGGGTCAAAAAAACGGGGTCAGCTGCTGCTGCGTTTCCTGAACTGGGCCGCCTTGTAGCGGTTGCCGCACAGGGCCATGCTGCACCAGCGCCGCTTGTGCGCCTTCGTGCGGTCGTAGAACCACAACACGCAGTCGGGGTGCTCGCATTGCCTGACGAGGGCGAAATCGCCTTCCGCCAGCAGGCCCGCTACCGCTTCGGCAACGGGGCCGAGCAATGCCGCCAGCGTCGTGCCGCGCTGCGTGCGGGTCAGCACCAGATTGCCCGCTCCGTCGCGCTCCAGATGCGGCGCGCTGAGGCAGGCGTGCAGATACTCGTTCAGGCCGTCGATATCGCCCATCGTGTTCTCCTTGCGCTGGACGATCAACCTGTGCGCCAGCGCGCGCAGCGCTTTCGCGCGCGTCAGCAACGCATTGCGGTCGATCGCGCCGGTTTTTGGAGCGATATCATGCCGCGCCAGCCAATCCAGTACGTCGTCGCCGCTGTTCCAGTAATCGACGGTCGCGCCGTCGTTGCGCGCCTGCGTATTGAGCAGATCGAGCGCCAGATGGTCGCCTACGATTGGCGCCACGCTTATGCCGCCGTCATCCGACACTGCCGAATCCTTCATTTCGTAACCTGTAAAAATTGAGTTGACAGGTTATTTTGTGCCGCGCATACTGGGCTCACAGTAACCTGTTAAGCTAAATTATACAGGTTATTTAATCCGACCGCCTTTACACCAGGGGAATCACATGACCGCACAAAATACGCTGCTCGCCGCCGCCACCCTTGCCACCGCCTTTAACGCCAATGCCGTCGACAGTCCCGTGCAGGTCCACCACAGGACAATCGATATCCAGGGGGTGACCGTGTTCTACCGCGAGGCTGGCCCCGCACAGGCCCCGACCGTCCTGTTGCTGCACGGATTCGGCGCTTCGTCGTACATGTTCCGCGAGCTGATCCCGCGGCTGGCCGTGAAGTACCACGTGGTCGCCCCCGACTTGCCGGGCTTCGGGCAGACGTCCGTCATGCCGGGCGTGGCGTTCCGCTACACGTTCGACAACCTCGCTGCCGTGATCGACGCCTTCACCGTCGCGAAAGGCATGGAGCGCTACGCCATGTACGTGTTCGATTACGGTGCGCCGGTGGGCTGGCGGCTGGCGGTCAGGAACCCGCACAGGATTGCGGCGATCGTCAGCCAGAACGGTAACGGCTATGAGGAGGGCCTGAGCGCCGGCTGGGCGGACATGCGCAAGGCATGGGCGGCGCCCACGGCGGCGAAC
Encoded proteins:
- a CDS encoding 2'-5' RNA ligase family protein; the protein is MTDPYDLQSRYDAIWHEAAPALSRGDVSCDAQLATGNDPRRGLTLIARPDAQLAASFSALLDRLTDIEPEQYRHPVPDMHVTVLSLFTATVDHEPELARAAAYRAAVAAAVRGTPPFTIEFTGITASRGAVLAQGFPQGDALPALRDRLRDELRARGLDGSLDGRYKLVTAHSTLLRFVRPLAAPKRFLHALTQLRETPLGAMHVNALELVQNDWYMSSATLEQHDRHDLR
- the typA gene encoding translational GTPase TypA, coding for MSNTKRAIRNIAIIAHVDHGKTTLVDQLLRQSGTFRENQQVDTRVMDSNDLEKERGITILSKNCAVEYEGTHINIVDTPGHADFGGEVERVLSMVDSVLLLVDAQEGPMPQTRFVTRKALALGLKPIVVVNKIDRPGARADWAINATFELFDKLGANDEQLDFPIVYASGLNGYAGLTEDVRGGDMKPLFEAILQHVPVRDDNPDGPLQMQITSLDYSSYVGKIGIGRISRGRVKAGQDVVVVDGPGATPIKGRINQVLNFKGLERVLVDEAVAGDIVLINGIEEIGIGSTVCAPDTVDPLPMLTVDEPTLTMNFMVNNSPLAGREGKFVTSRQLRDRLDKELKANVALRVAPTDDDTIFEVSGRGELHLTILIENMRREGFELAVSRPRVVFKMVDGVRHEPYENLSVDVEEANQGGVMEELGRRRGDLQNMESDGKGRVRLEYRIPARGLIGFQGEFMTLTRGTGLMSHVFDAYAPVDNTRGEMAGRRNGVLISQDDGAAVAYAIWKLQDRGRMFVSHNDPVYEGMIIGIHSRDNDLVVNPIKGKQLTNVRSSGTDEAVRLVPPIQMSLEYAVEFIEDDELVEITPKSIRLRKRFLKEHERKKASREA
- the truB gene encoding tRNA pseudouridine(55) synthase TruB codes for the protein MTQQRVKRVRDLVDGVLLLDKPVGLSSNDALIKAKRVLNAKKAGHTGTLDPFATGLLPLCFGEATKFSQDLLEADKTYLATVHLGVRTDTGDTEGQVLQTYPVDVTVEQIEAALARFRGPIAQVPPMYSALKRDGKPLYEYARAGIVLEREARNVVIYKLELVSYEAPFVKIEVTCSKGTYIRVLGEDIGAALGCGAHLNALRRIGVGALRAEEMITAEALLAHPAPLSLLAPVDALLSSFPRIDLTPQLAKRFLQGQRLPLGKEPAVVTPASYEGRVRVYEGTRLLGTGTLGEWAILAPERLIAAAQ
- a CDS encoding PAS domain-containing protein; translation: MATASPPDNQTGSLPVPRHLRRRVPRESRPPAPAGAPDYQRVFEASPAPYLLLSPEFTIVAANDAYLRATATQREAIVGRNVFDAFPDNPSDPNADGVANLRASLMRVRQTGMADVMAVQKYDIPIPGMAGGFEQRHWSPVNAPVFGEHGELIHIIHRVEDVTAAVQAHALTMRMESELLAQAQHARESRQFAELFQQSPTFMAMLSGPAHQVDLLNQGFLRLTGHRDVVGRSVAECFGGAAGRAYVALLDEVYRSGRPLAASSALYAVQMLPGGPVEERYIDFVFQPIRTPEGTVRGIFVEGIDVTDRVQANARRDALIRLTDALRDLRTPDEIAYTAARILGETLGVSRVGYGAFDQRTGEVRFAHDWAAPGVASLSGSLDLGDYGDYVDDMKLGRIVIVDDAFADPRAASAAEALRARSSTAFVNIPLTEGGRLMNVLFVNNASPRNWSPEDCALMREVAERARTATERLTSMLALRDSEAKFRTIADAMPQMVWSTLPDGYHDYYNQQWYEYTGVPAGSTDGRGWNDVFHPDDQQRAWHAWHHSLASGDTYEIQYRLRHRSGEYRWVLGRALPIRDETGRIVRWMGTCTDIHTQKLAEDALREAAQRKDEFLAMLAHELRNPLAPISTAAQLLRVRHADEKARTMASEIIVRQVRHMTELVDDLLDVSRVTRGLVELHMTTLDLKQIVNSAVEQALPLIESRRHALEVRTPPQRTHVRGDRTRLVQVIANVLNNAAKYTPSNGRIVLTLDVDGSHARIAIADNGNGIAAALLPDIFDLFIQGERSPDRTQGGLGLGLALVRSLTALHGGSATAESPGEGQGSTFTITLPLADGDVACSDVPPQHVPGAASQGLRIMIVDDNIDGANSLAALLEAQGHTVAVAEDAEMALYDGALEKVQAFVLDIGLPGMDGYALARHLRSRAGTSKALMIALTGYGQPADRLLSSAAGFDHHFVKPVDTEALSRVLDGFAAGGV
- the rbfA gene encoding 30S ribosome-binding factor RbfA produces the protein MAKHSKSIPARGLRVADQIQKDLSELIAFELKDPRVGMLTLAEVQLTPDYAHAKIYFTMLKDDPETVKNTLAGLQAAAGYLRNQLGKRLHIHTLPQLHFVHDTSASRGIAMSALIDKANATRAADYEEDDKES